A region from the Achromobacter seleniivolatilans genome encodes:
- a CDS encoding ornithine cyclodeaminase family protein, whose product MRFIDTEQTRDALSFDAVIPALREAFQAGATVPPRHVHAIQSGSSHGTTLIMPAWSDRGYFGVKIINIFPENTHQGLPGLHATYNLYSATTGVPIAQVDGDIVTVYRTAGAAALGADYLARADASTLLIVGSGRIAGLVAQAMRTVRPIERVLVWNVRPAGAEALAEQLRAQGFDAQAVTDLESAARQADIISCATLSTVPLIQGAWLRPGVHLDLIGSFKPEMRETDTACFDGTTVYVDTDEAPTKSGDLLSAFDAGVLTLDDIQGTLQQLTTGARPGRRNDQEITVFKAVGSALEDLTLATLVYESAAK is encoded by the coding sequence ATGCGCTTTATCGACACAGAACAAACCCGGGACGCGCTGTCCTTTGACGCCGTCATTCCCGCGTTGCGGGAAGCTTTTCAAGCCGGCGCAACGGTGCCGCCCCGGCATGTCCACGCCATCCAGTCAGGCTCGTCGCATGGCACCACGCTGATCATGCCGGCCTGGAGCGACCGCGGGTACTTCGGCGTGAAGATCATCAACATCTTTCCCGAGAACACGCATCAGGGCCTGCCCGGGCTGCATGCGACCTACAACCTGTATAGCGCCACCACCGGCGTACCCATTGCGCAGGTCGATGGCGACATCGTCACCGTCTACCGCACGGCAGGCGCCGCCGCGCTGGGCGCGGACTACCTGGCTCGCGCCGACGCCAGCACGTTGCTGATCGTCGGTTCCGGCCGCATCGCGGGGCTGGTCGCGCAAGCCATGCGCACCGTGCGCCCCATCGAGCGCGTGCTGGTCTGGAACGTGCGTCCGGCAGGAGCCGAAGCATTGGCGGAGCAGCTACGCGCGCAAGGCTTTGACGCCCAGGCCGTGACGGATTTGGAAAGCGCTGCGCGTCAGGCGGACATCATAAGCTGCGCCACCTTGTCCACTGTGCCGCTGATCCAAGGCGCCTGGCTGCGCCCCGGCGTGCACCTGGACCTGATCGGCAGCTTCAAACCCGAGATGCGCGAAACCGATACGGCCTGCTTTGACGGCACTACCGTTTACGTGGATACCGACGAGGCGCCCACCAAATCCGGCGATCTGCTGTCGGCCTTCGATGCAGGCGTGCTGACCCTGGATGACATCCAAGGCACCTTGCAGCAGCTGACTACCGGCGCCCGTCCCGGCCGGCGCAATGACCAGGAAATCACCGTATTCAAAGCGGTAGGCAGCGCGCTGGAAGACCTGACGCTGGCGACGCTGGTGTACGAGTCAGCGGCGAAGTAA
- a CDS encoding LysR family transcriptional regulator, with translation MTTPAQTAAAGTDRMLLIETFVRIVEAGSLSAAAAQMGGTQPTVSRRLQLLERTMGVRLLQRSTHAIRLTEDGQRCYERAKELIATWQSFESEVRGADDEPYGTLRVVAPHAFGQDQFVDPLARYLQQYPNMRVEWLLHDRMPDLIAENVDCAIRVGAVTDPSVIAVKLGVVPRIVIASPDLLRGEPAPQHPSELARLPWLALRTFYRTEVSLTHCETGETARFGIQPRLSTDGLHALRKAAVLGLGVALGSEWAMQDDLAAGRLVHVAPQWRADPLPVSLVYAPSRFQPARLRRFIEIMREYLPVELGGPADAGLLRR, from the coding sequence ATGACCACCCCTGCCCAGACCGCCGCAGCCGGCACCGACCGCATGCTGCTGATCGAGACGTTCGTCCGCATCGTCGAGGCCGGCAGCTTGTCTGCCGCCGCCGCGCAAATGGGCGGCACGCAACCTACCGTGAGCCGCCGTCTGCAACTGCTGGAACGCACCATGGGCGTGCGCTTGCTGCAACGTTCCACCCATGCCATCCGGCTGACGGAAGACGGACAACGCTGCTATGAGCGCGCCAAGGAACTGATCGCCACCTGGCAATCGTTTGAAAGCGAAGTGCGGGGGGCGGACGACGAGCCGTATGGCACGCTGCGGGTGGTCGCGCCGCATGCCTTTGGACAGGATCAGTTTGTCGACCCGCTGGCCAGGTACTTGCAGCAGTATCCGAACATGCGCGTGGAGTGGCTGTTGCATGACCGGATGCCGGACCTGATCGCCGAGAATGTGGACTGCGCCATACGCGTGGGCGCCGTGACGGACCCTTCCGTGATCGCCGTAAAGCTGGGCGTAGTGCCGCGCATTGTCATTGCTTCACCGGATCTGCTGCGCGGAGAACCCGCGCCGCAACATCCGTCCGAACTGGCCCGGCTGCCGTGGCTGGCGCTGCGCACCTTTTATCGCACCGAAGTCAGCCTGACCCATTGCGAAACGGGCGAGACTGCGCGCTTTGGCATCCAGCCGCGCTTGTCCACTGATGGTCTGCATGCGTTGCGCAAGGCGGCGGTATTGGGTCTGGGCGTGGCGCTGGGCTCTGAGTGGGCCATGCAGGACGATCTGGCCGCAGGCCGGCTGGTGCACGTTGCGCCGCAATGGCGCGCCGACCCGCTGCCGGTATCCCTGGTGTACGCGCCGTCTCGTTTTCAACCGGCGCGTTTGCGGCGGTTTATCGAGATCATGCGCGAATATTTGCCGGTGGAATTGGGCGGGCCGGCTGACGCGGGTTTACTTCGCCGCTGA
- a CDS encoding MFS transporter: MSPTSSTTLSRSLVFLLAIGAGLGVASLYYSQPMLGVLGADLHASGETLGWIPTLTQLGYAFGILMLAPLGDRYDRKHIILIKAAVLSLALLLASVSSTVGLLLAASFAIGLSATLAQDIVPAAAHLAPAEQRGKIVGTVMTGLLLGILLSRVVSGFVAEQFGWRMMFVAAAVSIVALGAALWRGLPRFVPSTQMAYRDLLGSLLTLWRQHPSLRRAATAQGLLSLGFSAFWSTLAVMLHGEPFHLGAGAAGAFGLAGAAGALAAPLAGRVADTRGPLAVASLGAGLTMVSFAAMIFLPFLSAHAALWLIAGSAIGFDLGIQTSLIAHQSIVYGIDPAARSRLNAILMTGVFIGMAAGGALGSLALAHWGWTGVTVVATGAAAAALAMRLWPATSRASTPAY; encoded by the coding sequence ATGTCCCCGACTTCCTCTACGACACTTTCACGCAGCCTGGTCTTTCTTCTTGCCATCGGCGCTGGCCTGGGCGTTGCGTCCCTTTATTACAGCCAACCTATGCTGGGCGTGCTGGGCGCAGATCTCCACGCCAGCGGCGAAACGCTGGGCTGGATTCCTACCCTGACTCAACTGGGTTATGCGTTCGGCATTCTGATGCTGGCGCCGCTGGGCGATCGTTATGACCGCAAGCACATCATTCTGATCAAGGCGGCCGTGCTGAGTCTGGCGCTGTTGCTGGCCAGCGTATCTTCCACCGTGGGCCTGCTGCTGGCGGCAAGCTTTGCCATCGGCTTGTCGGCCACCCTGGCGCAGGACATCGTGCCGGCCGCCGCCCACCTGGCGCCCGCCGAACAACGCGGCAAAATCGTCGGCACCGTCATGACCGGCCTGTTGCTGGGCATCCTGCTGTCGCGAGTGGTCAGCGGGTTCGTGGCCGAACAATTCGGCTGGCGCATGATGTTTGTTGCGGCCGCCGTCAGCATCGTGGCGCTCGGCGCAGCGCTGTGGCGCGGCCTGCCGCGTTTTGTTCCGTCAACGCAGATGGCGTACCGCGACTTGCTGGGTTCGCTGCTGACCCTGTGGCGTCAGCACCCCAGCCTGCGCCGCGCCGCCACGGCGCAAGGGCTGCTGTCGCTGGGCTTTAGCGCGTTCTGGTCCACGCTTGCAGTGATGTTGCACGGCGAACCGTTCCATCTGGGCGCGGGCGCTGCCGGCGCCTTCGGCCTGGCTGGCGCAGCAGGCGCGTTGGCCGCGCCGCTGGCAGGCCGAGTGGCTGACACCCGAGGTCCGCTGGCCGTCGCCAGCCTGGGGGCAGGGCTGACCATGGTGTCTTTTGCCGCCATGATCTTCCTGCCCTTCCTGTCTGCGCATGCCGCGCTTTGGCTGATCGCCGGCAGCGCTATTGGTTTCGACCTGGGCATCCAGACGTCTCTGATTGCGCATCAGAGCATCGTCTACGGCATCGATCCCGCCGCCCGCAGCCGGCTCAACGCCATCCTGATGACAGGCGTGTTCATCGGCATGGCAGCGGGCGGCGCCTTGGGCAGCCTGGCGCTGGCCCACTGGGGCTGGACCGGCGTGACGGTCGTGGCGACAGGCGCGGCAGCCGCCGCACTGGCAATGCGCCTGTGGCCAGCAACAAGCCGGGCATCTACTCCGGCGTATTGA
- a CDS encoding DUF4261 domain-containing protein: MSIFSRFFGRKEEPTDAAALSANPAIENPLSLQVLFAAPLSIAEDTLAAALRAYHPSMDRARVEIAPDMPEILGLAGWDKHVVRLVGFNAPYPKDALEACVAPAHYAQAVKDEVRGHASHIILYYAGFEEDPLEQYVAMAAVAGALTGFQAMAVLNEHAHTSLPAGVFDAESLGEESLDLLRTLPLNMLYCGFVKYEVEGVQGVWMRTYGADKFSLPDFAALASGHDEGEYYSNIFNNIMGYMLESGAELAAGHTMQIGENAFMKLRDPAQEEYYLDGPGAVLVAEIITSDEINTPE; the protein is encoded by the coding sequence ATGAGCATCTTCTCCCGTTTCTTTGGCCGCAAAGAAGAACCCACCGACGCGGCGGCGCTGTCGGCCAATCCGGCTATCGAGAATCCGTTGAGTTTGCAGGTGCTGTTTGCCGCGCCGCTCTCGATTGCCGAAGACACGCTGGCTGCCGCCCTGCGCGCCTATCATCCGTCCATGGACCGCGCGCGCGTCGAGATTGCGCCGGACATGCCCGAGATTCTGGGCCTGGCGGGTTGGGACAAGCATGTTGTGCGGCTGGTGGGCTTCAACGCGCCCTACCCCAAGGATGCGCTGGAAGCCTGCGTGGCGCCGGCCCACTATGCCCAGGCGGTCAAGGATGAAGTCCGCGGGCACGCCAGTCACATCATTCTGTATTACGCGGGCTTCGAGGAAGATCCGCTTGAGCAGTACGTGGCGATGGCCGCAGTGGCGGGCGCACTGACGGGTTTTCAAGCCATGGCGGTGCTGAACGAACATGCGCATACCTCGCTGCCGGCAGGCGTGTTCGACGCGGAATCGCTGGGTGAAGAAAGCCTGGACCTGCTGCGCACCTTGCCGCTGAACATGCTGTATTGCGGCTTTGTGAAATACGAAGTGGAAGGCGTGCAGGGCGTATGGATGCGCACGTATGGCGCCGACAAGTTCTCGCTGCCTGACTTCGCGGCGCTGGCCAGCGGCCATGATGAAGGTGAGTACTACTCCAATATCTTCAACAACATCATGGGTTATATGCTGGAGAGCGGCGCAGAGCTGGCCGCCGGGCACACCATGCAGATTGGCGAGAACGCGTTCATGAAGCTGCGCGACCCGGCCCAGGAAGAGTACTACCTGGATGGGCCGGGGGCGGTGCTGGTGGCCGAGATCATTACGTCCGACGAGATCAATACGCCGGAGTAG
- a CDS encoding LysR substrate-binding domain-containing protein: MKTTLDEMQVFIAIVDSGSITAAADVLGQTISATSRSMSRLEEKLQTTLMRRTTRRLELTEEGKTYLEQVRRIIASVEETEELMNVRRNQPAGLLRVDAASPFMLHVIAPLVPGYRKRYPQVELELNSNEGNIDLLERRTDLAIRIGRLKDSSLHAVPLGHSRVRVLASPAYLSAHGTPKRVADLVSHTLLGFSQLESLNEWPLLEADGQALHIKPDVRAASGETLRQLALNDGGIVCLSDFMTRGDRKSGALQQLLVKQTQDVRQPIHAVYYRNTAISSRIKSFIDYVVETVGPQGFTE, from the coding sequence ATGAAAACCACACTCGACGAGATGCAGGTCTTTATCGCCATCGTCGACAGCGGCTCCATTACCGCTGCCGCCGACGTGCTGGGACAGACCATTTCCGCCACCAGCCGCAGCATGAGCCGGCTGGAAGAGAAGCTGCAAACCACGCTGATGCGCCGGACCACGCGCCGGCTGGAGCTGACCGAAGAAGGCAAGACTTACCTGGAGCAAGTGCGGCGGATCATCGCGTCGGTGGAAGAAACCGAAGAGCTGATGAACGTGCGGCGCAACCAGCCCGCCGGACTATTGCGCGTGGACGCCGCGTCTCCGTTCATGCTGCATGTGATTGCGCCGCTAGTGCCCGGTTACCGCAAGCGTTATCCGCAGGTGGAGCTTGAACTCAATAGCAACGAAGGCAACATCGATCTGCTGGAACGGCGTACCGATCTGGCCATACGCATCGGACGGCTGAAGGATTCGTCTTTGCACGCGGTGCCGCTGGGTCACAGCCGCGTGCGCGTGCTTGCCAGCCCTGCTTATCTGTCGGCGCACGGTACGCCCAAGCGCGTAGCGGATCTGGTCTCACACACGCTGTTGGGCTTTAGTCAGCTGGAATCGTTGAATGAATGGCCGCTGCTGGAAGCAGACGGGCAAGCCCTGCACATCAAACCGGATGTGCGCGCGGCAAGCGGCGAAACGTTGCGCCAGCTGGCGTTGAACGATGGGGGCATCGTTTGCCTGTCTGACTTCATGACACGCGGCGACCGTAAGTCGGGCGCCTTGCAGCAACTGCTGGTCAAGCAGACGCAAGACGTCCGGCAGCCGATTCACGCGGTGTACTACCGAAACACCGCGATCTCGTCGCGCATCAAATCGTTTATTGATTACGTCGTGGAGACGGTCGGGCCGCAGGGCTTCACGGAATAG
- the dkgB gene encoding 2,5-didehydrogluconate reductase DkgB has protein sequence MSIPAFGVGTFRLQGQVVIDSVRNALDVGYRAIDTAQIYENEAEVGQAIAESGVAREDLFLTTKIWVPNYAQDKLVPSLKASLAKLRTDYVDLTLIHWPAPGNGVSVAEFMTALADARAQGLTRQIGISNFPIAETRAAIAAVGREQIATNQIELSPYLQNAALTSFLKEQGIHVTSYMTLAYGKVLKDPVIGQIAERHNATPAQVALAWALQLGYSVIPSSTKRENLASNLLAQQLRLSDADMAQIATLERNGREVSPDGLAAAWD, from the coding sequence ATGAGCATTCCCGCATTTGGCGTTGGCACGTTCCGCCTGCAAGGCCAGGTCGTCATTGATTCCGTGCGCAATGCGCTGGACGTCGGCTACCGCGCTATCGACACCGCCCAGATCTACGAGAACGAAGCCGAGGTCGGCCAGGCCATCGCTGAATCGGGCGTCGCGCGTGAAGACCTGTTTTTGACCACCAAGATCTGGGTGCCCAACTACGCTCAAGACAAGCTCGTGCCCAGCCTGAAGGCCAGCCTGGCCAAGCTGCGCACGGACTACGTAGATCTGACACTGATCCACTGGCCGGCGCCCGGCAACGGCGTATCGGTTGCGGAATTCATGACGGCCCTGGCCGATGCCCGCGCCCAAGGCCTGACGCGTCAGATCGGCATTTCCAATTTCCCCATCGCCGAAACCCGCGCAGCCATTGCCGCCGTCGGCCGTGAGCAAATCGCCACCAACCAGATTGAACTCAGCCCGTATCTGCAAAACGCTGCACTGACGTCGTTCTTGAAGGAACAGGGCATCCACGTCACGTCTTACATGACCTTGGCCTACGGCAAGGTGCTGAAGGACCCGGTCATCGGCCAGATTGCCGAACGCCACAACGCCACGCCCGCGCAAGTCGCGTTGGCCTGGGCGCTGCAACTGGGTTATTCCGTCATCCCTTCGTCAACCAAACGCGAGAATCTAGCCAGCAACCTGCTCGCCCAGCAGCTGCGCTTAAGCGACGCAGACATGGCGCAGATCGCCACGCTGGAACGCAATGGCCGTGAGGTCAGCCCGGACGGCTTGGCCGCCGCCTGGGACTAA
- a CDS encoding alkene reductase, whose product MKTHDPLFEPLALGPLTLPNRIVMPPMTRSRATQPGDEANALMAHYYAQRASAGLIVSEGTYISPLGKGYAGTPGLCTPRQVAGWRCVTDAVHAAGGRIYAQLWHVGRLSHTSLLGGRQPVSSSAIQADGVNVFIENEDGSPNFVQASAPRALSINEIKGIVEEYREAARNAMAAGFDGVELHAANGYLVNQFLDSQANARTDEYGGSLNNRIRFLDEVARALIDAVGDAGRVGIRLAPLTTLNGCVDADPVQTYTAAAQRLGEIGVGYIHIAEADWDDAPDMPLSFKQTLRRVYPGVLIYAGKYTAERAREALESGWADLVAFGRPFVANPDLPHRLRNDEPLAEHDRATLFGGGARGLTDYPSYPSRQERVV is encoded by the coding sequence ATGAAGACACACGATCCCTTGTTTGAGCCGCTTGCGCTAGGCCCCCTGACGCTGCCCAACCGCATCGTCATGCCCCCCATGACGCGCTCGCGCGCGACGCAGCCTGGCGACGAGGCCAATGCGTTGATGGCGCACTACTACGCGCAACGCGCCAGCGCCGGCTTGATCGTCAGCGAAGGCACCTACATTTCACCCTTGGGCAAGGGCTACGCCGGCACGCCGGGCCTGTGCACGCCTCGGCAAGTGGCAGGCTGGCGCTGCGTGACTGACGCCGTTCACGCAGCCGGAGGCCGTATCTATGCCCAACTGTGGCATGTGGGGCGTTTGAGCCACACCAGTCTGCTGGGCGGCCGCCAGCCCGTGTCTTCCTCTGCCATACAGGCCGACGGCGTCAACGTCTTCATCGAAAACGAAGACGGCAGCCCGAACTTCGTGCAGGCGTCGGCGCCGCGCGCGCTGTCCATCAACGAGATCAAGGGCATCGTCGAGGAATACCGAGAGGCAGCGCGCAACGCCATGGCGGCCGGCTTTGACGGCGTGGAACTGCACGCGGCCAATGGCTACCTGGTCAATCAATTTCTGGACTCGCAGGCCAATGCGCGCACCGATGAATACGGCGGCTCGCTGAACAATCGCATTCGCTTTCTGGACGAGGTGGCGCGGGCGTTGATCGACGCGGTCGGCGACGCAGGCCGCGTCGGTATCCGTCTGGCGCCGCTGACCACGTTGAACGGCTGCGTGGACGCGGACCCGGTGCAAACCTATACCGCCGCCGCCCAGCGCCTGGGCGAGATCGGCGTCGGGTATATCCACATTGCCGAAGCCGACTGGGACGACGCGCCGGACATGCCCTTGTCTTTCAAGCAAACCCTGCGCCGCGTCTATCCCGGCGTGCTCATCTACGCCGGCAAGTACACCGCAGAGCGCGCACGCGAAGCGCTGGAAAGCGGCTGGGCCGATCTGGTTGCCTTTGGCCGTCCGTTCGTCGCCAACCCCGACCTGCCGCATCGTCTGCGTAACGACGAGCCGCTGGCCGAGCATGACCGCGCGACGCTGTTCGGCGGCGGCGCCCGGGGTTTGACCGACTACCCGTCTTATCCGTCGCGCCAGGAGCGTGTTGTATGA
- a CDS encoding LysR family transcriptional regulator → MLIDSRLLQVFAVVAEELHFGRAAQRLHLSQPPLSQSVRKLEETLGVQLLERTTRTVRLTSAGAELQRRIRLMAVEHEAAVRYVRQAAKGDAGQLTIGLTPSAAYSNVPQALFVFRKRYPGVMLDLQEMNSSDMPEALHQRRLDLALLRPPFADADLSPVPIYSEPMVLALRRDHPLAAKRWVTMAQVLDLPLVGYARERSRYFSQVLRQMIEAAGKPANIVQESMIPTILTLVEAGFGAAVVPASLARMRMDILAYVGIRGPGAFRAELAAARHPDDPNPAIDALLSIMREIKQQTA, encoded by the coding sequence ATGCTGATCGACAGCCGTTTGCTTCAGGTGTTTGCGGTGGTCGCCGAAGAGCTGCACTTCGGCCGTGCGGCGCAGCGGCTGCATTTGAGCCAGCCGCCCTTGAGCCAGAGCGTGCGCAAGCTGGAAGAAACATTGGGTGTGCAGCTGCTGGAACGAACTACCCGTACGGTCAGGTTGACGTCGGCCGGCGCCGAGCTGCAGCGCCGCATTCGGCTGATGGCCGTGGAGCACGAAGCCGCGGTCCGCTATGTGCGGCAGGCGGCCAAAGGCGATGCGGGCCAATTGACCATCGGACTGACGCCCAGCGCGGCCTATTCAAACGTGCCCCAGGCATTGTTCGTGTTCCGGAAGCGCTATCCGGGCGTGATGCTGGACCTGCAAGAAATGAACTCAAGCGACATGCCTGAAGCGCTGCATCAGCGGCGGTTGGACTTGGCGTTGTTGCGGCCTCCATTCGCAGATGCAGACCTGTCGCCAGTGCCGATCTATTCCGAGCCGATGGTGCTGGCGCTACGGCGCGACCATCCGCTGGCTGCCAAGCGTTGGGTGACGATGGCGCAGGTGCTGGATTTGCCGCTGGTGGGCTATGCGCGTGAACGCTCGCGCTATTTCAGTCAGGTGCTGCGCCAGATGATCGAAGCCGCGGGCAAGCCCGCCAACATCGTGCAAGAGAGCATGATTCCGACCATCCTGACGCTCGTCGAGGCAGGTTTTGGCGCTGCGGTTGTGCCGGCCTCGCTCGCGCGGATGCGCATGGACATTCTTGCGTATGTGGGTATCCGCGGACCGGGCGCTTTCCGCGCGGAGCTGGCCGCCGCGCGCCATCCAGATGATCCCAATCCGGCGATCGATGCCCTTCTGAGCATCATGCGTGAGATCAAGCAGCAGACTGCCTGA
- a CDS encoding Bug family tripartite tricarboxylate transporter substrate binding protein → MRATSGTIRLLASAFATSLCLASANAWAQAAYPSQAIKFIVPYAAGGSSDTRSRQLAQKLSDSLGVPVVVDNKPGASGNIGTGQIATAKPDGYTIGLGNFAPLAVNKALYEMPFDPARDLAPVALIELGPMALGVNDKSPYANPAALIQDAKANPEKLNYASTGAGSASHLTTELLKEQAGINATHVPYRGGAPAVNDLIAGNVDFYIELPSLFLPHATGATPRIKILALASAKRVPGLPNVPTFKELGLPDMVVSNWFGVVAPAGTPPEVIKTLNEHINRALQDKQYRGVVESQGGEVAGGTPEQFQAFIASESERWTQLIRQKQIKVQ, encoded by the coding sequence ATGCGCGCGACATCCGGAACGATCAGACTGCTGGCTAGCGCTTTCGCCACCAGCCTGTGCCTGGCTTCTGCCAATGCCTGGGCGCAAGCTGCCTATCCGAGCCAGGCGATCAAGTTCATCGTGCCCTATGCAGCTGGCGGCAGCTCGGATACGCGTTCGCGCCAACTCGCCCAGAAACTCAGTGATTCGCTGGGCGTGCCGGTCGTGGTGGACAACAAGCCGGGCGCCAGCGGCAACATTGGCACCGGCCAGATTGCCACGGCCAAACCCGATGGCTACACCATCGGTTTGGGCAATTTTGCACCGCTGGCCGTCAACAAGGCGCTGTACGAGATGCCCTTCGATCCGGCACGGGATCTGGCTCCCGTGGCGCTTATCGAACTGGGGCCTATGGCGTTGGGCGTGAACGACAAGTCGCCATACGCAAATCCGGCAGCGCTGATTCAAGATGCAAAGGCGAACCCCGAAAAACTGAATTACGCCTCGACGGGTGCGGGCAGCGCATCACACTTGACCACCGAACTGCTCAAGGAGCAGGCCGGCATCAATGCCACCCACGTACCGTATCGGGGCGGCGCGCCTGCCGTCAACGATTTGATTGCAGGCAATGTGGACTTCTATATCGAATTGCCCAGCCTGTTCCTGCCCCACGCTACCGGCGCCACGCCGCGCATCAAGATCCTGGCGCTTGCATCCGCCAAGCGCGTCCCCGGCCTGCCCAACGTGCCGACCTTCAAAGAGCTTGGCTTGCCCGATATGGTGGTGTCCAACTGGTTCGGCGTCGTCGCGCCCGCCGGCACCCCGCCCGAAGTCATCAAGACCTTGAATGAACACATCAACCGCGCCCTGCAAGACAAGCAGTACCGCGGCGTGGTTGAGTCACAAGGCGGAGAGGTCGCAGGCGGCACGCCCGAACAGTTCCAGGCCTTCATAGCCAGCGAAAGCGAGCGTTGGACGCAATTGATCCGTCAAAAGCAGATCAAGGTTCAGTAA
- a CDS encoding amidase → MLNAQEAWARSRAQDAGTRAWAYLAETAGPLPQSSGQTLHALAGVGFGVKDVIDVAGMPTRSGSPATSSAPARWDASCVAQLRAAGAVPIGKTVTAEFAYASPGPTRNPHNFAHTPGGSSSGSAAAVAAGMVDIALGTQTGGSMIRPAAFCGVVGFKPTFGRVHRHGMNVLCDSLDTIGWFSRTVAQSQSVASVLLAEDGTNQESAETRAPRVALLPCDDIGAISAAARQALNDCAARLRDKGATVLVPPEDLDVNTVLHLHAQIMHAELARALLPILRSSQAALLSPVLLDAIAHGLSISHAEYVSLQQARLCLSQDWLDRFKDVDFIITPSAPGEAPRGLQSTGSSLFNRVWSLLGWPALHLPAGRTESGLPVGVQWVARPDQDHALLSWARQWHTPDDAAR, encoded by the coding sequence ATGCTCAACGCGCAAGAAGCATGGGCCAGAAGCAGGGCTCAGGACGCCGGGACCCGCGCCTGGGCTTACTTGGCCGAAACCGCCGGCCCGTTGCCACAAAGCTCCGGACAGACCCTGCACGCCCTGGCTGGCGTGGGGTTTGGAGTCAAAGATGTGATCGACGTCGCCGGTATGCCGACACGGTCCGGCTCGCCCGCCACGTCATCCGCGCCCGCTAGATGGGACGCCAGTTGTGTAGCCCAATTAAGGGCCGCAGGCGCTGTGCCAATAGGCAAAACCGTGACCGCGGAATTCGCCTACGCGTCTCCCGGCCCCACCCGCAATCCACACAATTTTGCTCATACTCCAGGCGGGTCTTCCAGCGGCTCTGCCGCTGCGGTGGCGGCAGGCATGGTGGATATTGCATTGGGCACACAGACTGGCGGTTCGATGATCCGGCCGGCGGCGTTCTGCGGCGTGGTCGGATTCAAACCCACTTTCGGCCGGGTCCACCGGCACGGCATGAACGTACTGTGCGATTCCCTGGACACCATCGGCTGGTTCAGCCGCACGGTCGCTCAGTCGCAATCCGTGGCATCCGTGCTGTTGGCGGAAGATGGCACGAATCAGGAAAGCGCGGAGACGCGCGCGCCTCGCGTCGCGCTCTTGCCCTGCGATGACATAGGCGCAATCAGCGCCGCAGCACGGCAGGCGCTAAACGACTGCGCTGCGCGATTGCGCGATAAAGGCGCAACGGTTCTCGTCCCGCCTGAGGACCTGGACGTAAATACCGTGTTGCACTTGCACGCGCAAATCATGCATGCCGAACTGGCGCGTGCCCTGCTGCCAATTTTGCGTAGTTCACAGGCCGCCTTGCTGTCACCCGTGCTGCTAGATGCCATCGCGCACGGTCTGTCGATTTCGCATGCCGAATATGTGTCGCTTCAACAAGCGCGTCTGTGCCTGTCGCAAGACTGGCTGGATCGCTTCAAAGATGTCGACTTCATCATTACGCCCAGCGCTCCTGGCGAGGCGCCTAGGGGTTTGCAATCCACCGGTTCGTCGCTGTTCAACCGAGTCTGGTCGTTGCTGGGCTGGCCTGCACTGCATTTGCCCGCTGGCCGCACCGAAAGCGGTTTGCCCGTAGGAGTGCAGTGGGTTGCACGGCCGGACCAGGATCATGCCTTGCTGTCCTGGGCCCGGCAATGGCATACACCGGACGACGCGGCGCGGTGA
- a CDS encoding DUF799 domain-containing protein: MMTSIFRAGLLAVVALLAGCVAPQKSNLDYTAFRESNPASILVLPPLNSSVDASAAAAVLSQATRPLAESGYYVIPVGVMDETFKQNGMTTPDEIHELPAVKLREIFGADAALYMTVKQYGSSYAVLASSVTVEVDAELLDLRNGAKLWSGSKKVVQGNNNSGGGLLGMLVQAMVDQIVNTLSDRSYGVAGMTNNMLLSAGGSGAILYGPRSPHYESQQAVTTR; this comes from the coding sequence ATGATGACCAGCATTTTCCGAGCAGGTTTGTTGGCCGTTGTTGCCTTGCTGGCAGGTTGCGTCGCTCCGCAAAAGAGCAACCTGGATTACACCGCGTTCCGCGAAAGCAATCCGGCGTCCATTCTGGTCCTGCCGCCGCTGAACTCGTCGGTGGATGCCAGCGCGGCAGCAGCCGTGTTGTCGCAAGCCACGCGGCCGCTGGCCGAGTCGGGCTACTACGTGATTCCGGTGGGCGTCATGGACGAGACGTTCAAGCAGAACGGCATGACCACGCCCGACGAGATCCACGAGCTGCCCGCCGTCAAGCTGCGCGAGATCTTCGGCGCTGACGCCGCGCTTTACATGACGGTCAAGCAATACGGCTCAAGCTATGCGGTCTTGGCCAGTTCGGTCACGGTCGAGGTCGATGCCGAGCTGCTGGACTTGCGCAACGGCGCGAAGCTGTGGAGCGGGTCGAAGAAGGTAGTCCAGGGCAACAACAATAGCGGCGGCGGTTTGCTCGGCATGCTGGTGCAAGCCATGGTCGACCAGATCGTCAACACGCTGTCGGATCGCAGCTACGGCGTGGCTGGCATGACCAACAACATGCTGCTCAGCGCTGGCGGTTCGGGAGCCATTTTGTACGGCCCGCGCTCGCCGCACTACGAGTCGCAGCAAGCGGTCACCACGCGCTAG